One window of Solwaraspora sp. WMMA2056 genomic DNA carries:
- the ppdK gene encoding pyruvate, phosphate dikinase: protein MAAAEETGGARPGAPAQPRYVYDFTEGDRQQRDLLGGKGANLAEMTRLGLPVPPGFTITTEACRAYLDRGAVPADLPGQVSAALLRLEQRRGKRLGDPADPLLVSVRSGAKFSMPGMMETVLNVGLNDACVAGLAAQAGDERFAWDSYRRLIQMFGRTVCHVPAEEFDQALSAAKRAVGTDDDLGLTAEDLRGLVREYQKIFFAHTGRDFPQDPREQLDLAVQAVFDSWHAERAVVYRRQERIPADLGTAVNVVAMVFGNLGPDSGTGVAFTRDPATGSQGVYGDYLANAQGEDVVAGIRNTLPLQELARLDPRSYDELLAIMAQLENHYRDLCDIEFTIERGTLWMLQTRVGKRTAAAAFVIASQLVDEGIIDLDEALHRVNGAQLAQLMFPCFDLSGAPEPIATGVGASPGAAVGTVVFDSARAVELAGQGAQVILVRRETNPDDLPGMIAAQGILTSRGGKTSHAAVVARGMGKTCLCGADTLDVDQAARRFTVGDHTVVEGDLVSIDGTSGCLYLGAVPVRPSEVVQYFEGTVDPATTDDPLVLAVHRILSHADTRRRLAVRTNADTGADAARARRFGAEGIGLCRTEHMFLGDRRELVERLILARDEAARSAALAELLPRQRADFAEIFRQMDGLPVTVRLIDPPLHEFLPSLEDLAVSVAVAHARGQDAGRDEALLTAVRRMHEQNPMLGLRGVRLGLVIPGLFAMQVRAIAEAAAQLAAAGHDPRPEIMVPLVGAVQELETVRAEADRIIAEVLGERSVEILIGTMIEVPRAALTAGQLAGAAQFFSFGTNDLTQMAWGFSRDDVEGAFFWRYLELGIFGISPFESIDRDGVGRLVRIAVEEGRAARPGLKIGVCGEHGGDPDSVHFFHAAGLDYVSCSPFRVPVARLEAGRATVESTGSDSR, encoded by the coding sequence ATGGCGGCAGCAGAGGAAACGGGTGGCGCGCGCCCAGGCGCACCCGCACAGCCCAGGTACGTCTACGACTTCACCGAGGGCGACCGGCAACAGCGGGACCTCCTCGGCGGAAAGGGGGCGAACCTGGCCGAGATGACCCGGCTCGGCCTACCGGTCCCGCCCGGGTTCACCATCACCACCGAGGCGTGCCGGGCCTACCTCGATCGCGGTGCCGTCCCGGCGGACCTGCCGGGGCAGGTCTCGGCCGCGCTGCTCCGGCTGGAGCAGCGCCGTGGCAAGCGCCTCGGTGACCCGGCCGATCCGCTGCTGGTGTCGGTGCGTTCGGGCGCGAAGTTCTCCATGCCGGGGATGATGGAGACGGTGCTCAACGTCGGGCTCAACGACGCGTGCGTGGCCGGGCTCGCCGCCCAGGCCGGCGACGAGCGGTTCGCCTGGGACTCCTACCGGCGGCTGATCCAGATGTTCGGCCGTACGGTCTGCCACGTGCCGGCCGAGGAGTTCGACCAGGCGCTGTCGGCGGCGAAGCGGGCCGTCGGCACCGACGACGACCTCGGCCTGACCGCCGAGGACCTACGCGGGCTGGTCCGCGAGTACCAGAAGATCTTCTTCGCGCACACCGGCCGTGACTTCCCGCAGGACCCGCGCGAGCAGCTCGACCTGGCGGTCCAAGCGGTCTTCGACTCCTGGCACGCCGAGCGGGCGGTCGTCTACCGGCGGCAGGAGCGGATCCCCGCCGATCTGGGCACCGCCGTCAACGTGGTGGCGATGGTCTTCGGCAACCTCGGCCCGGACTCGGGCACCGGCGTGGCCTTCACCCGGGACCCGGCCACCGGCAGCCAGGGCGTCTACGGCGACTACCTGGCCAACGCCCAGGGCGAGGACGTGGTCGCCGGCATCCGCAACACCCTGCCGCTGCAGGAGCTGGCCCGGCTCGATCCCCGGTCGTACGACGAACTGCTCGCCATCATGGCCCAGCTGGAGAACCACTACCGGGACCTGTGCGACATCGAGTTCACCATCGAACGCGGCACCCTGTGGATGCTGCAGACCCGGGTCGGCAAACGGACCGCGGCGGCCGCGTTCGTCATCGCCAGCCAGCTCGTCGACGAAGGGATCATCGACCTGGACGAGGCGCTGCACCGGGTCAACGGCGCGCAGCTGGCGCAGCTGATGTTCCCCTGCTTCGACCTGTCCGGCGCGCCGGAGCCGATCGCCACCGGGGTCGGCGCCTCCCCGGGCGCCGCCGTCGGCACCGTCGTCTTCGACTCCGCCCGCGCGGTCGAGCTGGCCGGGCAGGGTGCGCAGGTGATCCTGGTGCGGCGGGAGACCAACCCGGACGACCTGCCCGGCATGATCGCCGCCCAGGGCATTCTGACCAGCCGGGGCGGCAAGACCAGCCACGCCGCCGTGGTGGCCCGGGGGATGGGCAAGACCTGTCTGTGTGGTGCCGACACCCTCGACGTGGACCAGGCCGCCCGACGGTTCACCGTCGGTGACCACACCGTGGTCGAAGGTGACCTGGTGTCGATCGACGGCACCAGCGGCTGCCTCTACCTCGGTGCGGTGCCGGTACGCCCCTCCGAAGTGGTGCAGTACTTCGAAGGGACCGTCGACCCGGCGACCACCGACGATCCGTTGGTGCTCGCCGTACACCGGATCCTGTCGCATGCCGACACCCGACGGCGGCTGGCGGTCCGCACGAACGCCGACACCGGTGCCGACGCGGCCCGCGCCCGGCGGTTCGGCGCCGAGGGGATCGGGCTGTGCCGCACCGAACACATGTTCCTCGGCGACCGGCGCGAACTCGTGGAACGGCTGATCCTGGCCCGGGACGAGGCGGCCCGGTCGGCGGCCCTGGCCGAGCTGCTGCCCCGGCAGCGGGCCGACTTCGCGGAGATCTTCCGCCAGATGGACGGTCTGCCGGTGACCGTCCGGCTGATCGATCCGCCGCTGCACGAGTTCCTGCCGTCGCTGGAGGACCTCGCGGTATCGGTGGCGGTGGCGCACGCGCGGGGTCAGGACGCCGGCCGCGACGAGGCGTTGCTGACGGCGGTCCGGCGGATGCACGAGCAGAACCCGATGCTCGGTCTGCGTGGCGTACGCCTCGGCCTGGTCATCCCGGGCCTGTTCGCGATGCAGGTCCGCGCGATCGCCGAGGCCGCGGCCCAATTGGCCGCCGCCGGGCACGATCCCCGTCCGGAGATCATGGTGCCGCTGGTCGGTGCGGTGCAGGAGCTGGAGACGGTACGGGCGGAGGCCGACCGGATCATCGCCGAGGTACTGGGGGAGCGGTCGGTCGAGATCCTGATCGGGACGATGATCGAGGTGCCCCGGGCGGCGTTGACCGCCGGGCAGCTCGCTGGCGCCGCACAGTTCTTCTCCTTCGGCACCAACGACCTGACCCAGATGGCATGGGGCTTCTCCCGCGACGACGTCGAGGGTGCCTTCTTCTGGCGCTACCTGGAGCTGGGCATCTTCGGTATCTCCCCGTTCGAGTCGATCGACCGCGACGGGGTGGGGCGGCTGGTACGGATCGCCGTCGAGGAGGGTCGGGCGGCCCGGCCCGGACTGAAGATCGGGGTGTGCGGCGAGCACGGCGGGGATCCCGACTCGGTGCACTTCTTCCACGCGGCCGGCCTGGACTACGTCTCCTGCTCACCGTTCCGGGTGCCGGTCGCCCGGCTGGAGGCCGGTCGGGC